The Radiobacillus deserti genomic interval TCACACGATGCACCTTTAATAGGTGATGATCAATAATGCCTTCCACTAGATTGAAGGAACCGCCACCAACAAATATTCCTCCCAAAAAAATCTTCCAGCTGTGGCCGAGTTCATTCTTTCTCGCATCCTGTAAGATTTTAACGGCTCCCCAAATGAGCAATGCTGAAAATAAAGCAGTGAACAATCCATCTGTGACAATCTCTAGTTTTATATTTGGATTAAGTACCATATGGTGCCATTGCAACAATTGATGAAAAACGATTCCATCAATGGCACCTAACAACCCTAATCCTAAAATGAATCCACTAATAAATAAATTCTTGTTTTCTTTTTTCAACGTACACACCCCTATCTAATAGTACCTCCATTTATTTCCAA includes:
- a CDS encoding DUF2243 domain-containing protein; translation: MKKENKNLFISGFILGLGLLGAIDGIVFHQLLQWHHMVLNPNIKLEIVTDGLFTALFSALLIWGAVKILQDARKNELGHSWKIFLGGIFVGGGSFNLVEGIIDHHLLKVHRVKPLAENPLVYDLAFLAIGLLLVGIGILIKRMERHA